One stretch of Natrinema salaciae DNA includes these proteins:
- a CDS encoding dihydroneopterin aldolase family protein, with the protein MSTDSPTDAEAACFEAGIKFGSLYHQFAGTPVSPDSAPSLETAMEESIENQPHCTDVTVTVRTDELEAVLAESTADYTELTGRFLEVEIVVDYEGCEVVTRMEMEDGYPLMRLESVRD; encoded by the coding sequence ATGTCCACGGACTCACCGACGGACGCCGAAGCCGCCTGCTTCGAGGCCGGTATCAAGTTCGGCTCGCTCTACCACCAGTTCGCCGGCACGCCGGTCTCGCCCGACAGCGCACCGAGCCTCGAGACGGCGATGGAGGAATCGATCGAGAACCAGCCCCACTGTACGGACGTGACCGTCACCGTCCGAACGGACGAACTCGAGGCGGTGCTCGCCGAGTCGACCGCCGACTACACCGAACTGACCGGACGCTTCCTCGAGGTCGAGATCGTCGTCGACTACGAGGGTTGTGAGGTCGTCACCCGCATGGAGATGGAAGACGGCTATCCGCTGATGCGGCTCGAGTCCGTTCGAGACTAG
- the azf gene encoding NAD-dependent glucose-6-phosphate dehydrogenase Azf, whose product MAQSVLLTGAAGRVGEAILGGLAEEHEWRLLDRDPPTGDQPGEFVVADITDADAVREAMDGIDAVIHLAGDPRPEAPWDSVLTNNIDGAQTVFEAAADAGVEKVAFASSNHAVGNYETDDRTPDLYRTHDDYLLDGTELPRPSNLYGVSKAAGETLGRYYHDEHDLSVVCVRIGNLTEGHPPIDYERGQAMWLSYRDCAHLFDRCIRADYDYEIVYGISDNDRKYYSLERARDALGYEPRDNSADFDGEERLVERDA is encoded by the coding sequence ATGGCACAGTCAGTCCTGCTCACGGGGGCTGCGGGGCGGGTCGGAGAGGCCATCCTCGGCGGCCTCGCCGAGGAACACGAGTGGCGGTTGCTGGATCGCGACCCGCCGACGGGCGACCAGCCGGGCGAGTTCGTCGTCGCCGACATCACCGACGCGGACGCCGTTCGCGAGGCGATGGACGGGATCGACGCCGTGATCCACCTCGCGGGCGACCCGCGTCCCGAAGCGCCGTGGGATAGCGTGCTGACAAACAACATCGACGGCGCGCAGACGGTCTTCGAGGCCGCCGCCGACGCGGGCGTCGAGAAGGTCGCCTTCGCCTCGTCGAACCACGCCGTCGGGAACTACGAAACCGACGATCGCACGCCGGATCTGTACCGCACGCACGACGACTACCTTCTCGACGGGACCGAGCTCCCCCGACCGAGCAATCTCTACGGGGTCTCGAAGGCCGCCGGCGAAACGCTGGGCCGCTACTACCACGACGAACACGACCTCTCGGTGGTCTGCGTCCGCATCGGGAACCTCACCGAGGGACACCCCCCGATCGACTACGAGCGCGGCCAAGCGATGTGGCTCTCCTACCGAGACTGCGCGCACCTGTTCGACCGCTGTATCCGCGCCGACTACGACTACGAAATCGTCTACGGCATCTCCGACAACGACCGCAAGTACTACTCTCTCGAGCGCGCTCGCGACGCGTTAGGCTACGAGCCCCGGGACAACTCCGCGGACTTCGACGGCGAGGAACGGCTCGTCGAGCGCGACGCCTGA
- a CDS encoding aldo/keto reductase, with protein sequence MEYTTLGSTGMTVSRICLGCMSFGTGREWMLDPDESADLIDRAIDLGINFFDTANVYSTGESEEILGDALDGYDRDAQVIATKVFAEMDSDNPNASGLSRKAIEQELAASLDRLGVDTIDLYQTHRWDDDTPIEETLRALDDAVRRGQVRYIGTSSMWAHQFAEALHTSDELGLERFATMQNHYNVLYREEEREMLPLCEKEDVGVVPWSPLARGVATRPHEEIDATTRGQTDQYLAQMSYLQGGGEAINERVQELADEKGVSMAQISLAWLLHKEWVDAPIVGTTSVDHLEDAVEALEIDLSRSDQEYLEEPYEPLPVAGHE encoded by the coding sequence ATGGAGTACACGACGCTCGGATCGACTGGGATGACGGTCAGCCGCATCTGTCTGGGTTGTATGAGCTTCGGCACCGGCCGAGAGTGGATGCTCGACCCCGACGAGAGCGCCGACCTCATCGACCGCGCGATCGACCTCGGGATCAACTTCTTCGACACCGCGAACGTCTACTCTACGGGCGAGTCCGAGGAAATCCTGGGCGACGCCCTCGACGGCTACGACCGCGACGCGCAGGTGATCGCCACGAAGGTCTTCGCCGAGATGGACTCCGACAATCCGAACGCGAGCGGCCTCTCGCGGAAGGCCATCGAGCAGGAACTCGCGGCGAGCCTCGACCGACTGGGAGTGGACACGATCGATCTCTACCAGACCCACCGGTGGGACGACGACACGCCGATCGAGGAGACGCTCCGTGCACTCGACGACGCGGTCCGACGCGGACAGGTACGATACATCGGCACGTCGTCGATGTGGGCCCACCAGTTCGCCGAGGCGCTGCACACCAGCGACGAACTCGGTCTCGAGCGGTTCGCGACGATGCAGAACCACTACAACGTCCTCTACCGCGAGGAGGAACGTGAGATGCTGCCACTCTGTGAGAAGGAAGACGTGGGCGTCGTCCCGTGGTCGCCGCTGGCCCGCGGCGTCGCGACCCGCCCGCACGAGGAGATCGACGCGACGACGCGCGGGCAGACCGACCAGTACCTCGCGCAGATGTCGTACCTCCAGGGCGGGGGCGAGGCGATCAACGAGCGCGTCCAGGAACTCGCCGACGAGAAGGGAGTCTCGATGGCCCAGATCTCGCTCGCCTGGCTCCTCCACAAGGAGTGGGTCGACGCGCCCATCGTCGGGACGACGAGCGTCGACCACCTCGAAGACGCCGTCGAAGCGCTCGAGATCGATCTCTCGCGTTCGGACCAGGAGTACCTCGAGGAACCCTACGAGCCGCTCCCGGTAGCGGGCCACGAATAA
- a CDS encoding DUF5790 family protein — MSQATLGDDEELFGEAANEMREDVESSLADAWDALPDADDVWETDADNVLGVLNGLNSALEAGDAEDHLRDAKKWFTMGQRADAFADADDLEEEIGDLEAAITDISEAGEQVGELTSTIPALRGTLEDAGPAAEDDADGADEADAADEADDEDAADEE; from the coding sequence ATGAGCCAAGCCACGCTCGGCGACGACGAGGAACTGTTCGGGGAAGCGGCCAACGAGATGCGCGAGGACGTCGAATCCTCGCTCGCGGACGCCTGGGACGCGTTGCCCGACGCCGACGACGTCTGGGAGACCGACGCCGACAACGTGCTGGGCGTGCTCAACGGCCTCAACTCGGCGCTCGAGGCCGGCGACGCCGAGGACCACCTCCGCGACGCGAAGAAGTGGTTCACCATGGGCCAGCGCGCCGACGCCTTCGCCGACGCCGACGACCTCGAGGAGGAGATCGGCGATCTCGAGGCCGCCATCACGGACATCTCCGAGGCGGGCGAGCAGGTCGGCGAACTCACGTCGACGATTCCGGCGCTTCGCGGGACGCTCGAGGATGCGGGGCCGGCAGCCGAGGACGACGCTGACGGTGCCGACGAAGCCGACGCCGCGGACGAAGCCGACGACGAGGATGCGGCCGACGAAGAGTAG
- a CDS encoding aldehyde dehydrogenase family protein, giving the protein MGPELSIDADWNSLYIDGEWTSADGDEEIAVEDPSTREVVARVPAAVDADVDAAYEAAAAAQTEWENAPPAERERVAQAFARTIQAHSDEIVELLAHEAGGSRIMGETSVSITTDQANEAATFPRRTKGEQVDSNVEGKENFVRREPQGVVTVISPWNFPLNLSGRAIAPAIATGNAVVLKPASNTPITGGLLMAKLYEEAGLPDGLLNVVTGRGSDIGDPVVEHPESDVVAFTGSTPVGRGVAAKAGENLSVAAMELGGNNAHIVTADADVEAAVDAAAFGSFVHQGQVCISINRHLVHEDVYDDYVAALADRAASLPVGSAHDPDTVVGPIIDESQRDEMLGYVEETVDAGATLETGGETVELDGVDDSLVVAPTVLSDATNDMAAACNEHFGPIAPVVPFSDVDEAIELHDDTEYGLSGSVHAGDVGTGMRIAEQLDTGMVHVNDQPVNDEAHVPFSGTNASGVGGYNSTDIVEQVTEKKWISVQYDRREYPF; this is encoded by the coding sequence ATGGGACCGGAACTCTCGATCGACGCCGATTGGAACAGCCTCTATATCGACGGCGAGTGGACGTCCGCGGACGGTGACGAGGAGATCGCTGTCGAGGATCCGTCGACACGTGAGGTGGTCGCACGCGTGCCCGCAGCCGTCGATGCGGACGTCGACGCCGCCTACGAAGCCGCGGCGGCCGCCCAGACGGAGTGGGAGAACGCCCCACCGGCCGAGCGCGAGCGGGTCGCGCAGGCGTTCGCGCGGACGATCCAGGCGCACAGCGACGAGATCGTCGAACTGTTGGCTCACGAGGCGGGTGGCTCGCGGATTATGGGCGAGACCTCGGTCAGCATCACGACCGACCAGGCCAACGAGGCTGCGACGTTTCCCCGTCGAACGAAAGGGGAGCAGGTCGACTCCAACGTCGAGGGCAAGGAGAACTTCGTTCGTCGGGAACCCCAGGGGGTGGTCACCGTCATCTCGCCGTGGAACTTCCCGCTCAACCTCTCGGGACGGGCGATCGCGCCAGCCATCGCCACCGGGAACGCGGTCGTCCTCAAGCCGGCCTCGAACACGCCGATCACGGGCGGCCTCCTGATGGCGAAACTGTACGAGGAGGCGGGCCTTCCCGACGGGCTGCTCAACGTCGTCACCGGCCGCGGATCGGACATCGGCGACCCGGTCGTCGAACATCCCGAGAGCGACGTCGTCGCGTTCACCGGTTCGACGCCAGTGGGCCGCGGCGTCGCCGCGAAGGCCGGGGAGAACCTCTCCGTGGCGGCGATGGAACTCGGGGGCAACAACGCACACATCGTCACCGCCGACGCCGACGTCGAGGCGGCGGTCGACGCCGCGGCGTTCGGCTCGTTCGTCCACCAGGGACAGGTCTGTATCTCCATCAACCGCCATCTCGTCCACGAAGACGTCTACGACGACTACGTCGCCGCCCTCGCGGACCGCGCAGCGTCGCTCCCGGTCGGGAGCGCCCACGACCCGGACACGGTCGTCGGCCCCATCATCGACGAGAGCCAGCGCGACGAGATGCTCGGCTACGTCGAGGAGACCGTCGACGCCGGCGCGACGCTCGAGACGGGCGGCGAGACCGTCGAACTGGACGGCGTCGACGATTCGCTGGTCGTCGCACCGACGGTGCTTTCGGACGCGACCAACGACATGGCCGCCGCGTGTAACGAGCACTTCGGCCCGATCGCGCCGGTCGTTCCGTTCTCGGACGTCGACGAAGCCATCGAACTCCACGACGACACCGAGTACGGCCTCTCCGGATCGGTTCACGCGGGCGACGTCGGTACCGGGATGCGGATCGCCGAGCAACTCGACACCGGCATGGTCCACGTCAACGACCAACCCGTCAACGACGAGGCGCACGTTCCATTCAGCGGCACGAATGCCTCGGGCGTCGGTGGCTACAACAGCACCGACATCGTGGAGCAGGTCACCGAGAAGAAGTGGATCTCCGTCCAGTACGACCGGCGGGAGTATCCCTTCTAG